From Malaya genurostris strain Urasoe2022 chromosome 2, Malgen_1.1, whole genome shotgun sequence:
AAAGGCCGAACACAGAGGATGCTGTAGAATTTCTTTCTGCCCTTCATCGACGAGCGTGTTTAGATAGCTTATCTCCCGAGGATAACAATGCTGCAGAATGCTTCTGAAATCCAGCTCCAGCACAACTTCCTTATCGGACGGATCCTGCGAATGAATCAGTGTCATAGCATCATCAAATTTCCTCCCGATAATGGCTAACGAAGACGGAGTTTTTCTGGTTATAACATTTAAAGCGGTGGTTCCTTTCTTGGATTTGGTCGTAACATCGGCATCATGATAAATAAGAATCTCTACGCAATGGGCGAGACCGTCCAGGGCAGCCAAATGCAGCGGGGTAAAACCGAATACGTCTTTTCGATTTACATCCGATCCCCAGCAAATTAGCGTTTCAATGATATCGAATGCCGCTTCCGACTTTCCGATGGCCGTATGAAGCGGTGTTCGTAAATCGAAATCCTCGGCATTGGGATCGGCGTTGCCCAACCTCAACAGCAGTTCAACGCATTCCAAACTGGAAGTGCGAGCTGCCAAATGTAACGGCGTAAATCCACGATGGTTCTTCAGTTTGGCATTGGCTCCCCGGGCCAGCAGTAAACTTACGCACTCAACATTTCCTTCGTCGGCCGCTAGATGCAACGCCGTTGATTCCTTCTCCCGTATGCCAATCCGAATGTTTGGATCCGCCGTTGGAGTGTCCAGCAAAACCTTCAGACAATCGACGTAACCCAAATCCGCCGACAGATGAATCGCATTCATGCCACTCGGTTTCAGCGAGTTGACATCCATCCCCTCCGAGATGAACAGCTTCACAcactcgatcgagttcgagcgAACCGCACAGTGCAGTAAGGATTCCTCACAGTTTTGCTTCTTGGTGTAGGCATTCAGTTTTGCGCCCTTTGTGATCAGGAATCGAGCGATCTCTACCGAGTTCCCGAACGCGGCACAGTGCAGCGGTGTGAAGGCTCGCGGTTGCATATTCACTTCAATACCcttgaaaactaaaaaactagtaCAATTGAGACATCCGCTGAATGAACTCAAATGCAACGCAGTGAACCCATTGCTATCAAAATAAATTAGCTCTGCTCCACATTCCAACAATCCGTCCAACAAATCCCAGCGCTTCAAGAAGGCAGCAAATAAAAAGCTAATATTTTTCTCAGCTTTTGTGGCACCTTCGAACATCTCCCTTAAATTAGCGGCTATTATGTTCCCTTGGTCTATATTGTCCAGCAGTTTCAAACGGCCGGACGAAAGTCTCATCTGTTCCATCAGAGACGTGCGAATCGTTTCACTGGAAACTTCAAAACCAAATTCCGCATTCGATTCCTCGTAATTGTCAAACATATTGGGAGCACTTTCCGCCGGGGGCGACGGGCCAATTTTCATGTATTCGAAATCTTCGGCAAGCACAGCTTCAGGATCGTTCCGCCAGTGAACCGTCACATCGGGTGTCAGAGAAAACCTAGCGAACAGAGAATTGATCAATCACCACTGAATCATGTTTCGAACACACACACGTACCTTGGCTTCATAGGGATGGGAACTtgttgatttttaatttttgttgattttgtacCCCAAGCACGATTGGGCTTGGTCGATCCTTCCTTGTAGCCGAAATTCTCCATACTTCCTCCGGGACTGTCTCTGGACAGCACAAAGCTCACTTATCTACTGAGCATCTTTAGCGcagttattttcaatttattatttGACAATGAGAGTGAGCGCAAACACGCTAGCGTTAGCCAGATAATTGAGGACCTGCAGCAGATCCTACAACACAGTCAAGAATATCGCATAAAACACAATAAAACTGATTTCAATGATAAAAGAAGATAAGAAATACGTTGAGATAATGTTCTGATCAGTTTGTGTCATACAGCATTTTGTATGG
This genomic window contains:
- the LOC131427771 gene encoding transient receptor potential channel pyrexia — encoded protein: MENFGYKEGSTKPNRAWGTKSTKIKNQQVPIPMKPRFSLTPDVTVHWRNDPEAVLAEDFEYMKIGPSPPAESAPNMFDNYEESNAEFGFEVSSETIRTSLMEQMRLSSGRLKLLDNIDQGNIIAANLREMFEGATKAEKNISFLFAAFLKRWDLLDGLLECGAELIYFDSNGFTALHLSSFSGCLNCTSFLVFKGIEVNMQPRAFTPLHCAAFGNSVEIARFLITKGAKLNAYTKKQNCEESLLHCAVRSNSIECVKLFISEGMDVNSLKPSGMNAIHLSADLGYVDCLKVLLDTPTADPNIRIGIREKESTALHLAADEGNVECVSLLLARGANAKLKNHRGFTPLHLAARTSSLECVELLLRLGNADPNAEDFDLRTPLHTAIGKSEAAFDIIETLICWGSDVNRKDVFGFTPLHLAALDGLAHCVEILIYHDADVTTKSKKGTTALNVITRKTPSSLAIIGRKFDDAMTLIHSQDPSDKEVVLELDFRSILQHCYPREISYLNTLVDEGQKEILQHPLCSAFLYIKWGKIRKYYIARLLFCFIFILFLTLYVLTALAHNCYNGSKDMEETIQEQELCQKQSILGNMLRNNPFVMEMQWMVLVAITFVEICRKLYGMTGYSSVRRYITQMENVTEWFIIVSVFVISYIYTKRTYTWQNHIGAFAVLLGWTHLMVMIGQLPVFGAYVAMYTKVQVEFAKLFIAYSCMLVGFTISFCVIFPSSSSFENPFMGFITVLVMMVGELDLELLINDPDGKDPPFMLELSAQVTFVLFLLFVTVILMNLLVGIAVDDIQALKKTATLSKLVGQTKLISYIESALFNGWLPNWLRSLLHYTALVSPQAYRVILSVKPLNPEEKRLPRTIMMAAYEAAKLRKQTNAAACNHASYKYQFPNGVTESTNQINGKQTLDRILESDCGFETASLCTLTNKIDESSEKLDELCKELSELKALLKQNQILVDKISKVLLK